The nucleotide sequence GCGGCGCGTGCTCGCCGCGGGGCGGCCGCCCTGCCCGCTGTGCGGCCAGCCGCTCGACCCCCGTGGCCACCTCTGCCCCGCCACAACGGCTACCACCGGTAGGAAGCGCCGCCGATGACCAGGCTCGACGTGCAGCCGGTGCTCGACGAGGGAGACGCGCTCCGGCTGCTGCGGCACGGCGAGTTCGAGCTTGAGGGGCGGCTTGTCGACGCGTCCAACACCACGCTGCGGGGGTTTCTCACCCTGGACGGGGTGACCGCCCGCTGCGTGTACAAGCCGGTGCGCGGCGAGCGTCCCCTCTGGGACTTCCCGGACGGCACCCTTGCCGGCCGCGAGGTCTCCGCCTACCTGGTCTCCCGCGCCACCGGCTGGCGCCTCGTCCCGCCGACCGTGCTCCGCGACGGCCCGCTCGGCCCCGGCGCGTGCCAGCTGTGGATCGACGAGCCGGAGGACGGCGAGTCGGTGGTGGGCTTCGTGCCCGCGTTCGAGCTGCCGATCGGCTGGTTCCGGATCGCGTCGGCCCGCGACGACGAGGGCAACGCGTACGCGCTGGCCCACGCCGACGACCCCCGCCTGGCCCGGATGGCCGTCTTCGACGCGGTCATCAACAACGGCGACCGCAAGGGCGGCCACGTGCTGGTCGGCGCGGGCGGCCAGGTGTTCGGCGTCGACCACGGGGTGAGCTTCAACGTCGACGACAAGCTCCGCACCGTCCTGTGGGGCTGGACCCGCGAGCGCCTGCCCGACGAGGCTGTCGACGTGCTGGAGCGGCTGGTGCCCGCGCTGGAGAGCGCGCTGGGCGAGCAGCTGGCCGTGCACCTGACGGCCGCCGAGATCGTCCGGACCCGGGGGCGGGTCACCGATCTGCTGGCGAGTGGGCGCTTCCCCGGCCCGTCCGAGGACTGGCCCGCCGTCCCCTGGCCCCCGATCTAGGCTCGGCCGCGGTCCTCCTGGTCTCCGCCCGCGGAGCGGCGGTGTCGCTTTCGGGTTCGGGAGGGTCGAAAACCGAACGAGATGAGAGCTGCCGCGATGTCCGCGGTGGTCCGGACCGTTGCTCCCGCGGCCTCACCCTCCGCGGCGCGCGAGCTCACCCCACCCGGCTGGCGCCGGCCACCCGTGCCATTCCAAGGGGCGCGTCCCGCGAGGTGGTGTAGCAGCCCGCGGCGAGGCTCTGCAGGTCGGTCAGTTCAGGCGGCGATGAGTTCGGCTGTCGGGGTGGTGGGCGCGGTGGTGGTGAGTTGGGCCATGGTGCCTTCAGAGAGGTAGCGGCGGTCGCCGGTTGGCCATCCGTCGTGGGCTTCGACCAGGACTGCGCCGGCGAGGCGGAGCGGGGCCGCGACGGCCCGTCGGCACCGGCCGACACGGTCACCCGTCCACGGGAGCATCCAGAGCTGGGCGCATGGGTGCGCCCAGCTCCTTCACAACCGGAACCCCGCACCCCACCCCCTGATCGTGGGCCTGGGCCGAGCGGGTGCAATCTGTCTCCGGGCCGCCGTAGCCGCGGTGGGTGGGCTGGCATCGGCGGTCCGGATTGTGGTCCGGGGTCCTGCGATGGCGGTGGTGCG is from Phytohabitans houttuyneae and encodes:
- a CDS encoding SCO1664 family protein — encoded protein: MTRLDVQPVLDEGDALRLLRHGEFELEGRLVDASNTTLRGFLTLDGVTARCVYKPVRGERPLWDFPDGTLAGREVSAYLVSRATGWRLVPPTVLRDGPLGPGACQLWIDEPEDGESVVGFVPAFELPIGWFRIASARDDEGNAYALAHADDPRLARMAVFDAVINNGDRKGGHVLVGAGGQVFGVDHGVSFNVDDKLRTVLWGWTRERLPDEAVDVLERLVPALESALGEQLAVHLTAAEIVRTRGRVTDLLASGRFPGPSEDWPAVPWPPI